The Actinocorallia herbida DNA window CGACCGCACTTCGAGTGGCGCGGCCTCGGGTTCATCTCCCACTCGGCGCTCGCGCTGCGCGAGGAGTTCGCCGCGCACGACGCGGAGAAGGTCTTCGACGTGCCGGGCGTGCGCGTCGCGGACCCGAAGGCGTGCCAGTGCGGAGAGGTACTGAAGGGCGTCATCAAGCCGTGGGAGTGCAAGGTGTTCGGCACCGCCTGCACTCCCGAGACCCCCATCGGGACCTGCATGGTCTCCTCCGAGGGGGCGTGCGCGGCCTACTACAACTACGGGCGGTTCAGCCGGGCCGCCCTGGCCGAGAGCACGATGCGGGAGGGGACGCGCGCATGACCACCGAACAGCAGGTGCTCGACCGGATAGAGCGCGCCAGGAAGCGGGCGCCCAAGGTCCGCGAAGAACGCGTCACCCTGGCGCACGGGGCGGGCGGGAAGGCGAGCCAGACCCTTATCGACGACGTGTTCGTGACGGCCTTCCGCAACCCGGCCCTGGACGCGCTCGGCGACGGAGCCGTGCTCGACCTCGGGCTCGGGACGGGTGTGCCGCGCCTGGTGATGACGACGGACTCCTACGTGGTGTCGCCCGTCTTCTTCCCCGGCGGGGACATCGGCGACCTGGCCGTCAACGGGACCGTCAACGACCTCGCGGTGTCCGGCGCGCGGCCCATGCACCTGTCGGCGGCCTTCATCCTGGAGGAGGGGTTCCCGATCGGGGATCTGCGGCGGATCGCCGCGTCCATGGCGGCCGCGGCCGCACGGGCCGGGGTCGCGATCGTCACCGGCGACACCAAGGTCGTCCAGCGGGGCAAGGGCGACGGCTGCTACATCACGACCGCCGGGGTGGGCCTCCTGGACCGTCCCGAGGCCCTCGGCGTCGCGGAGGTCCGCCCGGGCGACGCCGTGCTGGTGTCCGGCCCGATCGGCGACCACGGCGTCACCGTCATGCTCGCCCGCGGCGACCTCGACCTCGCCGCCGACCTGGAATCCGACACCGCGCCGCTGCACTCGATCGTCGCGGCCCTGCGCGACGCGGTGCCGGGCGCCGTCCGCATGATGCGCGACGCCACCCGGGGCGGGGTCGCCACGGTGCTCAACGAGATCGCCCGGGGCGCGGGGGCCGCCGTCATCCTCGACGAGGCGGCCGTGCCCGTCCGTCCGGCCGTCTCCGGGGCGTGCGAACTCCTCGGGATCGACCCGCTGTACGTGGCCTGCGAGGGCAGGTTCGTCGCGGTCGTGGCCGAGGACGGGGCGGCGGAGGCCCTGGCCGCGCTCCGCGCCCACCCGCAGGGCGCCGACGCCGCGGTGGTGGGCCGCGTGGCGGACGATCCGCCCGGTCTGGTCCTCCTCAAGACCGCTTTCGGCGGGACCAGAATCGTCGACGTCCTCGTCGGTGACCCGCTCCCGCGCATCTGTTGAGGCGAATCACGAAAATCGAGGCGGTGCCGAGCGATACTTAGCCGATAGTCACTCATGGGGGTATTGCGTCGGGAGGCTTTGTGGGGGACGGCTCGCCCGGCCAGGGCGTCGAGCGGTCGAGCGCGGGCAGGGACATTCTCCAGTACTTCAGCCGCGCCCTCATCTCCATCCATGTCTGGCCCTCCCGTACCGTGCCGGATCCGGGTGGGGAACCCGGCCCGCCCGAGCCGGGGCGGCCTGGGCGGCCGCGGCGAGGCCGGAAGGTCGCGGCCGCTTTCGTCGCGGTCGCCCTGGTGACGGGCCTGGGCCTCTGGTTCGGCCTGCGGTCCGGCTGCGAGGGCGACCTGGAGCTCAACGCGGGCGAGTGCGTCGGCGTCAGCGACGGCGAGGCCCTGTTCGACCCGAAGAACGCGGGGCTCACCGCGGTGCAGCGGCTCTTCGCCGCGGAGAACCGCCTCGTCGACGCGGACCAGGACGACGGCGACGTCACCATCGCGTTCCTCGGCCCGCTCACCGGCGACGCGAACTCGCCCGCCAAGGGCCGCGCCGTGCACGAGATCGCCGCCGCCTACATCGCCCAGGTGCGGGCGAACTCCGGGGAACTCGGCGAAAGCCGGAAGATCAAGGTGGTCCTGGCCAACGCGGGCAGCGACGAGTCGGGGTGGGAGCAGGCGGCCGAGGGCCTGAAGAAGATGGTCGGCGCCGACCGTCTCGTCGCGGTGGTCGGGCTCGGGCTGAGCCAGCGCGAGACGAAGAACGCGATCAACCGGCTCGCCGAGAAGGGCCTCCCCCTGATCGCCGACGTGGTGACCGCGAGCGGGTTCGACCGCGCGAACACCGACTCCGACCGGCTCCACCTGATGCCGCTGCCGGTGGACAGGCAGATGGAGATCGTGCACGCCTGGTTGAAGGACAAGCATCTGATGGCCGGCACCGCCGAGGTCGTCGAGACCGGCGTCACCTCGACCGGGGCCGAGGACATGTACGCCACGTCGCTCAGCGCGGCCTTCGCCAAGGAGGGGTTCGTCCCCACCACGCCGACCGGAGGCGGTCGGCCGTACCAGTACAAGCCGGGCGAGGACTTCAAGGGCATCGCGCAGAGCGTCTGCGCGGCAGGGCCCGACCTGCTGTACTTCGCCGGCCGCGGCGTCGACCTGGAGAAACTGCTGAACGCGCTCGGCGCCCAGACGACGTGCGCCCTCCCGTCCCTGACCGTGGTGACGGGCTCGGACGCCACCGCGCTCGACCCGACGGAGCCGTTCTTCTCCGACCCCCGCAGGCCCCTCTCCCTCGTGTACGTGCCGATCGCCGACCGCGACCGGCTCAACAGCTGGGACAACCAGGAGATCGCCCAGTACCACGCCTTCGCCAACCGGTTCGTCGCCACCTTCAAGGGGCTGGGACTCGACGAGTCCGAACTCGCCGACGGGTGGGCGATCATGGCGCACGACGCGATGCTCGCCGCGGCGAAGGCCGCCATCGACGCGCACGGGAAGAACCCGACGGTCGACGCGGTCGCGGAGGCGCTGGACGCCCTCGGGTCGGGGCCCGCGGACGCGCGGGACCTCGTTCCGGGGGCCGCCGGGGACTTCGCGTTCGACGCCGAGGGCGGCCGGGTGGTCTATCTCCCCACGCGCAGCGGCGAAGGGACCCGGACGCCGAGTGCCGCGCCCGTCCAGATCGGCGTCCACTGCGCGGAGACGGGCCGCGCGGGCCGCTGCTGAACGGGCGGGTCCGGTCTCCGGTCTCCGGCCGGAGGTCAAAGCAGGTCATGGGAGGCGGCGACGTGCGCCTGGCCCAGGGAGAGACCGCCGTCGTTGGGCGGGACCCGGGAGTGCAGGAGGACGCGGAACCCGGCGGCTTCGAGGCCGGAGGTGACGCGGTCGAGGAGAAGGACGTTCTGGAAGACCCCGCCGGACAGGGCCGCGGTCGTGAGGCCCGTGCGGGTGCGCAGGACGCGGGCGGCGGCCACGACGGCCCGGGCGAGGGCGTTGTGGAAGCGGGCGGAGATCAGGGACGGGCCGGTGCCCTTGCGGACGTCGTCGGCGACGGCGCGGATGAGGTCGGGGCAGGACAGGACGAGGGGATCGCCGTCGAGGACGGGCAGGGGATAGGCGCCGGACTCGGCGGGGTCCGCGGCGCGTTCCAGGGCGATCGCGGCCTCACCCTCGTAGCGCGCGGTGCCGCGGAGGCCCGCGAGGGCGGCGACGGCGTCGAAGAGGCGGCCCGCGCTGGACGTCAGCGGGGAGCCGAGGCCCGAGCGGGCCAGCGCGGTGACGGCGTCCCAGCGCCCGGCGTGGAGGTCGTGCAGGGGAAGGGCGGGGGCCCCGCCGTCGTAGGCGGCGGCGAGGTGGGCGGCGGCCATGCGCCAGGGCTCGCGGATCGCGGCGGCGCCGCCCGGCATCGGGACCGGCGTGAGGCAGGCGGCGCGGTGGTAGCGCGCCAGGTCGGCGATCAGGAGCTCGCCGCCCCACAGGGCGCCGTCGGGGCCGTAGCCGAGGCCGTCGAACGCGACGCCGATCACCGGGCCGTCCTCGCCGTTGTCGGCGAGGCACGCGGCGATGTGCGCGTGGTGGTGCTGGACCGCCACGAGGTCCAGGCCCTCGGCCTCGGCGAGGTCGACCGCGAACTTCGTCGACAGGTACTCCGGGTGCAGGTCGTGCGCGACGACCTCGGGTGCGATCCCGAACAGGCGGCGGTGGTGCGCGACGGTCTCGGTGTAGGCGCGCAGGGTCGCGTAGTCCTCCAGATCGCCGACGTGCGGGGACACGAACGCGCGCGAGCCCTTGGCCAGGCAGAAGGTGTTCTTCAATTCAGGGCCACAGGCCAGGACCGGGCGCGGGAACGGGCGGTGCGCGGCGAGCGGGGCCGGCGCGTGGCCGCGCGAGCGGCGCAGCGGCAGCTCACGGCCACGGAACAGGCGCACCACCGAGTCGTCGGCGCGGGCGTGCACCGGGCGGTCGTGGGTGAGGAAGGCGTCGGCGATCCCGGCGAGGCGCGCGGCCGCCTCCGCGTCGCGGTGCTCGATCGGCGCGCCGGCGAGGTTGCCGCTGGTCAGCACGAACGGCGCGGCGAGCCGTCCGGCGAGCAGGTGGTGCAGCGGCGTGTAGGGGAGCAGCACGCCGAGGTCCGCGGCCCCGGGGGCCACCTCCTCGGCCGTCGCGGCGCCCGGGAGGCGGCGCAGGAGCACGATCGGGCGGCGCGGCCCGGTGAGCACGGCCTCGGCGGCGTCGTCGACCTCGACCAGCGCGCGGGCCGCGGCGAGGTCGCCGACCATGACAGCGAACGGCTTGGCTTCGCGGTGCTTGCGCTGCCGCAGACGGGCCACCGCGGCGGCGTCGGAGGCGAGGACCGCAAGGTGGAAGCCGCCGAGGCCCTTCACCGCGACGATCCCGCCCTCCCGCAGCAAGGAGACCGCCGAGTCCACGGGATCACCCGCGACCGGAGATCCGTCCGCCAGGACGAAGCGCAAGGAGGGTCCGCAAGCGGGGCAGCAGACGGGCTGGGCGTGGAACCGGCGGTCTGAGGGGTCAGCGTACTCCTTCGCGCAGGCCGCGCACAGAGGGAAGTCCCGCATGGTGGTGTTCGGACGGTCGTAGGGGACGTCCGCGGTGATGGTGTAGCGCGGGCCGCAGTGCGTGCAGTTGGTGAAGGCGTAACCGTGCCTGCGGTCTTCCGGGTCGTTCAGCTCGCGGAGGCAGTCCGCGCAGGTCGCGGTGTCGGGGGAGACGAGAGCCGACCGCGAGCCTCCGGCGATGCTCGCGACGATCTGGAAACCCCGCGCACCGACCGGCGCCGCGGGCTCGGCGGTGACCCGTTCCACGACGGCCAAGGGCGGGGCGCACAGATCGAGGTCGGAAACGAAGGCCGCCAAGCGCGCGGGCTCCCCCTCGGCCTCGGCGAACACCCCATCGCCATCGTTCCCCACGAACCCGTCGATCCCATGCCGTCCCGCCAGATCGTGCACGAACGGCCGGAACCCCACCCCCTGCACGATCCCCTCGACCCGGACCCGGACCCGCACCCGACCCGCCTCGGGCGCGCGGTCCCGTTTCTCCGGCCGGTTCGCCTCAGGCGCGCGGTGTCCCACCCCCGGGTGGGTCGCCTTGGGCGTGCTGGTCGGCTCGTCCGGGTGGCCCGACTCGGTCGTGCGAACCCCCTCAGCCGAGTGGCCCGTGTCGGGCGGGTGGCCCGGCTCGGCCGGGCGGTCCGCCTCGGCCGGGCGGTCCGCCTCGGGCGGGCGGGTCATCTCGGATCGGCGCAGGGCAGCGCGGCGGCCGTCAGCTCGCCGAGGACGTGGTAGAGGGTCGTCTGCGCCTCCTGGATGCGGTGGACCGACTCCGAGGGGATGACGAACAGGTGCCGGACCGCCCCCGGCGCGGCCATCGGCCCGCCGTCGTAGCCCGCGAACCCGACGGTCACCAGGCCGCGCCGTCCCGCCTCGTCGAGGCCGCGGAGCACGTTCGGTGATCCGCCGCTCGTGGAGAACGCCACCGCGACGTCGCCCGGCCTGCCCAGCGCGGCGACCTGCCGGGAGAACACCACCTCGTAGCCGACGTCGTTGGCCAGCGCGGTGAGCGCCGCGGTGTCCTGCGCGAGGGCCAAGGAGGGCAGCGGACGCCCCGGCGAAGGCGGCGCCGCGAGCAGGGCCGCGAAGGCCCGAGCGTCGGTGGCGCTCCCCCCGTTCCCGAAAGCCAAGAGCCTGCCTCCCGCCGCGAAGGACGCGGCGAGATCCCGCGCGCAG harbors:
- the hypE gene encoding hydrogenase expression/formation protein HypE, which translates into the protein MTTEQQVLDRIERARKRAPKVREERVTLAHGAGGKASQTLIDDVFVTAFRNPALDALGDGAVLDLGLGTGVPRLVMTTDSYVVSPVFFPGGDIGDLAVNGTVNDLAVSGARPMHLSAAFILEEGFPIGDLRRIAASMAAAAARAGVAIVTGDTKVVQRGKGDGCYITTAGVGLLDRPEALGVAEVRPGDAVLVSGPIGDHGVTVMLARGDLDLAADLESDTAPLHSIVAALRDAVPGAVRMMRDATRGGVATVLNEIARGAGAAVILDEAAVPVRPAVSGACELLGIDPLYVACEGRFVAVVAEDGAAEALAALRAHPQGADAAVVGRVADDPPGLVLLKTAFGGTRIVDVLVGDPLPRIC
- a CDS encoding ABC transporter substrate-binding protein — translated: MGDGSPGQGVERSSAGRDILQYFSRALISIHVWPSRTVPDPGGEPGPPEPGRPGRPRRGRKVAAAFVAVALVTGLGLWFGLRSGCEGDLELNAGECVGVSDGEALFDPKNAGLTAVQRLFAAENRLVDADQDDGDVTIAFLGPLTGDANSPAKGRAVHEIAAAYIAQVRANSGELGESRKIKVVLANAGSDESGWEQAAEGLKKMVGADRLVAVVGLGLSQRETKNAINRLAEKGLPLIADVVTASGFDRANTDSDRLHLMPLPVDRQMEIVHAWLKDKHLMAGTAEVVETGVTSTGAEDMYATSLSAAFAKEGFVPTTPTGGGRPYQYKPGEDFKGIAQSVCAAGPDLLYFAGRGVDLEKLLNALGAQTTCALPSLTVVTGSDATALDPTEPFFSDPRRPLSLVYVPIADRDRLNSWDNQEIAQYHAFANRFVATFKGLGLDESELADGWAIMAHDAMLAAAKAAIDAHGKNPTVDAVAEALDALGSGPADARDLVPGAAGDFAFDAEGGRVVYLPTRSGEGTRTPSAAPVQIGVHCAETGRAGRC
- the hypF gene encoding carbamoyltransferase HypF — translated: MRVRVRVEGIVQGVGFRPFVHDLAGRHGIDGFVGNDGDGVFAEAEGEPARLAAFVSDLDLCAPPLAVVERVTAEPAAPVGARGFQIVASIAGGSRSALVSPDTATCADCLRELNDPEDRRHGYAFTNCTHCGPRYTITADVPYDRPNTTMRDFPLCAACAKEYADPSDRRFHAQPVCCPACGPSLRFVLADGSPVAGDPVDSAVSLLREGGIVAVKGLGGFHLAVLASDAAAVARLRQRKHREAKPFAVMVGDLAAARALVEVDDAAEAVLTGPRRPIVLLRRLPGAATAEEVAPGAADLGVLLPYTPLHHLLAGRLAAPFVLTSGNLAGAPIEHRDAEAAARLAGIADAFLTHDRPVHARADDSVVRLFRGRELPLRRSRGHAPAPLAAHRPFPRPVLACGPELKNTFCLAKGSRAFVSPHVGDLEDYATLRAYTETVAHHRRLFGIAPEVVAHDLHPEYLSTKFAVDLAEAEGLDLVAVQHHHAHIAACLADNGEDGPVIGVAFDGLGYGPDGALWGGELLIADLARYHRAACLTPVPMPGGAAAIREPWRMAAAHLAAAYDGGAPALPLHDLHAGRWDAVTALARSGLGSPLTSSAGRLFDAVAALAGLRGTARYEGEAAIALERAADPAESGAYPLPVLDGDPLVLSCPDLIRAVADDVRKGTGPSLISARFHNALARAVVAAARVLRTRTGLTTAALSGGVFQNVLLLDRVTSGLEAAGFRVLLHSRVPPNDGGLSLGQAHVAASHDLL
- a CDS encoding D-sedoheptulose-7-phosphate isomerase, producing the protein MSGGVEALYPFLYAGAEGGAAGPVADVEASTERKAAEAAALREALADRFAGALAACARDLAASFAAGGRLLAFGNGGSATDARAFAALLAAPPSPGRPLPSLALAQDTAALTALANDVGYEVVFSRQVAALGRPGDVAVAFSTSGGSPNVLRGLDEAGRRGLVTVGFAGYDGGPMAAPGAVRHLFVIPSESVHRIQEAQTTLYHVLGELTAAALPCADPR